In a genomic window of Sulfuriferula nivalis:
- the accC gene encoding acetyl-CoA carboxylase biotin carboxylase subunit has product MFEKILIANRGEIALRIQRACREMGIKTVAVHSEADADAKYVKLADESVCIGPAASSLSYLNVPAIISAAELTDAEAIHPGYGFLSENADFAERIETSGFVFIGPRAETIRLMGDKVSAKDAMKASGVPCVPGSDGALPDDPDEIRRIAKSVGYPIIIKAAGGGGGRGMRVVHTEGALLNAVAMTQAEAQSCFGNPVVYMERYLQKPRHIEIQVLADEHGHAIHLGERDCSMQRRHQKILEEAPAPGLDTKLRDKIGERCAEACRKIGYRGAGTFEFLYEDGEFFFIEMNTRIQVEHPVTELITGVDLVQEQIHIAAGEPLRYKQKDIVFRGHAIECRVNAEHPYTFVPSPGRITAYHVPGGPGIRVDSHVYQNYFVPPHYDSMIGKILAHGSTRAQAIARMRTALMETIIEGVNTNIPLHQDLMQDANFINGGSSIHYLEQKLATPHS; this is encoded by the coding sequence ATGTTTGAAAAAATTCTTATCGCCAATCGTGGCGAGATTGCGTTGCGTATCCAGCGCGCATGTCGCGAAATGGGTATTAAAACCGTTGCTGTCCATTCCGAAGCGGATGCAGATGCAAAATATGTAAAGCTTGCAGATGAGTCTGTCTGTATCGGTCCTGCAGCTTCTTCACTTAGTTACTTAAATGTACCTGCTATTATTAGCGCTGCTGAACTTACTGACGCTGAAGCAATTCATCCTGGTTATGGCTTCCTTTCCGAAAATGCAGACTTTGCTGAACGTATCGAAACTTCCGGATTTGTATTCATCGGACCACGTGCAGAAACAATACGTTTGATGGGTGATAAGGTTTCAGCAAAGGATGCAATGAAAGCTTCGGGTGTCCCTTGCGTACCTGGTTCCGACGGCGCGTTACCTGATGATCCTGATGAAATAAGACGAATAGCTAAATCTGTTGGCTATCCTATCATTATCAAAGCCGCTGGTGGTGGTGGTGGTCGTGGTATGCGTGTTGTTCATACTGAAGGCGCACTATTAAATGCCGTAGCCATGACGCAAGCTGAGGCACAATCTTGCTTTGGAAATCCTGTAGTCTATATGGAGCGCTATTTACAAAAGCCCAGGCATATTGAAATTCAAGTGCTGGCAGATGAACATGGTCATGCAATCCATTTGGGTGAGCGTGATTGTTCTATGCAGCGGCGTCATCAGAAAATTCTGGAAGAAGCACCAGCTCCAGGTCTTGACACCAAATTACGTGACAAGATTGGTGAGCGATGTGCAGAAGCCTGCCGGAAAATTGGCTATCGTGGTGCGGGTACGTTTGAATTTCTTTACGAAGATGGTGAATTTTTCTTCATAGAAATGAATACTCGTATTCAGGTTGAGCACCCTGTCACCGAACTTATTACCGGTGTTGACTTAGTACAAGAACAAATTCATATCGCTGCAGGCGAGCCGTTACGATATAAGCAAAAGGATATTGTTTTCCGTGGTCACGCCATTGAATGTCGTGTCAATGCTGAGCACCCTTATACGTTTGTTCCATCTCCTGGTCGCATTACCGCTTATCACGTACCTGGCGGTCCTGGTATACGTGTTGATTCACACGTGTATCAAAACTATTTTGTTCCGCCTCATTACGACTCCATGATAGGTAAAATTTTAGCGCATGGCTCTACTCGTGCACAGGCTATCGCACGTATGCGTACTGCCCTAATGGAAACGATTATTGAGGGTGTGAATACTAATATACCGCTTCATCAAGATTTAATGCAGGATGCTAATTTTATAAATGGCGGCTCGAGCATTCATTATTTGGAACAAAAACTGGCTACGCCTCACTCATAA
- the prmA gene encoding 50S ribosomal protein L11 methyltransferase — MPWQSVTLPATADEAERLSDALMDVGALSVSIEDAAAGTDYEAPIFGEPGMPVDALWRDNFVVALFEQNADVHHILSLAAEHAVFNLPSYVIGLVAEQDWVRLTQSEFDPIQISTRLWIIPSWHDAPDSKAINLKLDPGLAFGTGSHPTTRLCLQWLDQNIQGHESVLDYGCGSGILAIASIKFGASSATGVDIDPQAVITALDNATNNDVTIAFYTTENDHSSPADIVIANILTNPLLALAPLLAERCKSHGRIVLSGILASQADKVIAVYSSWFDIAVWQIDEGWVCLAGEKIL, encoded by the coding sequence ATGCCTTGGCAATCTGTTACGCTTCCCGCAACTGCTGATGAAGCTGAACGCCTATCTGACGCGCTTATGGATGTCGGTGCGTTATCTGTCAGTATCGAAGATGCTGCGGCAGGGACAGATTATGAAGCACCTATCTTTGGTGAGCCTGGCATGCCTGTTGATGCCCTCTGGCGTGACAATTTTGTTGTTGCTCTATTTGAGCAGAATGCAGATGTTCACCACATCCTAAGTTTGGCAGCGGAACATGCTGTATTCAACTTACCTTCCTATGTGATTGGCTTAGTAGCTGAGCAAGACTGGGTCAGATTAACTCAGTCTGAATTCGATCCAATTCAAATCTCAACAAGGTTATGGATTATCCCTAGCTGGCACGATGCCCCAGATAGTAAAGCTATTAATTTAAAACTCGATCCAGGCTTGGCTTTTGGAACAGGCTCGCATCCGACAACTCGATTATGTTTGCAGTGGCTTGATCAAAATATCCAAGGACACGAGTCTGTTCTAGATTATGGTTGTGGCTCTGGCATACTTGCTATTGCTTCGATTAAATTTGGCGCGTCTTCTGCAACTGGTGTAGATATAGATCCACAAGCTGTCATTACTGCACTGGATAATGCTACTAACAATGACGTTACTATTGCTTTTTATACGACAGAGAACGATCACTCCTCACCTGCTGACATTGTCATAGCGAATATACTAACTAACCCATTATTAGCCTTGGCTCCCCTACTTGCTGAGCGCTGCAAGTCACATGGTCGAATTGTGTTATCCGGTATACTTGCTTCACAGGCTGATAAGGTTATTGCGGTATATAGTTCTTGGTTTGATATTGCTGTTTGGCAAATCGATGAGGGTTGGGTATGTTTGGCTGGTGAGAAAATTTTGTGA
- a CDS encoding zinc-ribbon and DUF3426 domain-containing protein has product MILHTACPICHTVFKVDEQHLSSAQGMVQCGVCGMVFNAAQHIQPSVHTQSPVVSSVHIDEVETQTLITNSDSIESDIIIEEELPAVHETTVTDDITTNTDHSLISSDIIDSAYATDVPIQFKKQISRSRKISYAMGTMLLTSLLLLQISIPYRYQLSSSLPVLKPLFNTLCEGHLCTMEPPYDVSQIELTNSNFEIEQKNKKFIKVTLALQNNANYKLQFPRFLLTLLDSDDTVVSIRKISPDDYISFNRDFLQPHDERIIKLDLSVNESAVSNYKIRFF; this is encoded by the coding sequence GTGATCTTACATACTGCCTGTCCTATTTGTCACACTGTTTTCAAGGTTGACGAACAACACCTTTCTAGTGCTCAAGGTATGGTACAGTGCGGTGTTTGTGGTATGGTTTTTAATGCCGCTCAACATATACAACCCTCTGTTCATACACAAAGTCCTGTTGTAAGTTCTGTACACATAGATGAAGTTGAAACTCAGACTCTTATCACTAATTCTGATTCTATTGAATCAGATATTATTATTGAAGAAGAGTTACCTGCTGTTCACGAAACAACCGTGACAGATGACATTACTACCAATACTGACCATTCGTTAATCTCAAGTGATATTATCGATTCTGCATATGCGACAGATGTACCTATACAGTTTAAAAAACAGATCAGTCGCAGTCGCAAAATATCTTACGCAATGGGAACCATGTTATTAACAAGTTTACTACTGCTGCAAATTAGTATTCCGTATAGATACCAGTTATCTTCGTCTCTCCCAGTGCTTAAACCTCTCTTCAATACACTTTGCGAGGGTCACCTTTGCACTATGGAACCTCCATATGATGTAAGTCAAATTGAACTAACAAATTCAAATTTCGAAATTGAACAAAAAAACAAAAAATTTATTAAGGTCACACTAGCGCTTCAAAATAATGCTAACTATAAATTACAGTTTCCTAGATTTTTACTAACATTGTTAGACAGTGATGACACCGTGGTGAGTATACGAAAAATTTCACCTGATGATTATATTTCTTTCAATAGAGACTTTTTACAGCCTCACGACGAACGTATTATTAAATTAGATTTATCTGTTAATGAATCTGCTGTTTCTAATTATAAGATTCGATTTTTCTGA
- a CDS encoding F0F1 ATP synthase subunit epsilon produces the protein MAMTIHVDIVSAEASLFSGVAEYVIVPAAMGEVGIYPRHTQMLTNIKAGSVRIKKPDVAEEELIFVSGGMLEVQPHMITILSDTAIRGKDLDESRALEAKKRAEEAMKNNASTMDYAKAQAELAEAIAQIAAIERLRKHH, from the coding sequence ATGGCTATGACCATTCATGTTGATATAGTTAGTGCAGAAGCGTCACTGTTTTCAGGTGTGGCAGAATATGTAATTGTTCCAGCAGCTATGGGCGAGGTAGGTATTTATCCTCGTCATACACAGATGCTGACCAATATTAAAGCGGGTTCTGTACGTATCAAAAAACCAGATGTTGCTGAAGAAGAATTAATTTTTGTTTCTGGTGGCATGTTAGAAGTACAGCCGCATATGATAACCATACTTTCTGACACCGCGATTCGTGGCAAAGATCTGGATGAAAGTCGTGCGCTAGAAGCTAAAAAGCGTGCAGAGGAAGCAATGAAAAATAATGCTTCTACTATGGATTATGCAAAGGCTCAAGCAGAGCTTGCTGAGGCAATTGCTCAGATTGCTGCTATTGAGCGTTTACGTAAACACCACTAA
- the atpD gene encoding F0F1 ATP synthase subunit beta — MSQGKIVQIIGPVVDVEFPRNAMPKIYDALKMESPVLTLEVQQQLGDGVVRAIAMGTTDGLRRGMLVSNTGAAISVPVGVKTLGRIMDVLGNPIDEQGPIGNETSWGIHRKAPAFDELAASNELLETGIKVIDLICPFAKGGKVGLFGGAGVGKTVNMMELIRNIAIEHSGYSVFAGVGERTREGNDFYHEMKDGGVLDKVALVYGQMNEPPGNRLRVALTGLTMAEFFRDEGRDVLLFVDNIYRYTLAGTEVSALLGRMPSAVGYQPTLAEEMGRLQERITSTKKGSITSIQAVYVPADDLTDPSPATTFAHLDATVVLSRQVAELGIYPAIDPLDSTSRQLDPLVVGEEHYSVARGVQSILQRYKELRDIIAILGMDELAPEDKLAVARARKIQRFLSQPFFVAEVFTGAPGKYVSLKDTISGFKAIINGEYDHLPEQAFYMVGTIDEAVAKAKTIQ; from the coding sequence ATGAGTCAAGGCAAAATCGTACAAATCATTGGCCCAGTTGTGGACGTGGAATTTCCACGTAATGCAATGCCTAAGATTTATGATGCATTAAAAATGGAGTCGCCTGTGCTGACGTTGGAAGTTCAACAACAGCTTGGTGATGGCGTAGTTCGCGCAATTGCTATGGGTACTACCGACGGCTTACGTCGTGGTATGTTAGTTAGCAACACTGGGGCTGCTATTTCAGTACCAGTGGGTGTAAAAACCTTGGGTCGCATTATGGACGTGCTTGGTAATCCTATCGACGAACAAGGTCCTATCGGTAATGAAACCTCTTGGGGTATACACCGTAAAGCGCCAGCATTCGATGAACTGGCTGCATCCAATGAACTACTGGAAACGGGTATTAAGGTTATTGATTTAATCTGTCCGTTTGCTAAGGGTGGTAAAGTTGGTTTGTTCGGTGGTGCAGGTGTTGGTAAGACCGTTAACATGATGGAACTGATCCGTAACATCGCTATTGAACATAGTGGTTATTCAGTATTTGCTGGTGTTGGAGAGCGTACTCGTGAGGGTAATGACTTCTACCACGAAATGAAAGACGGCGGCGTTCTGGATAAAGTTGCGCTAGTATATGGTCAGATGAACGAGCCACCTGGTAACCGTTTACGTGTTGCTTTGACTGGTTTGACCATGGCTGAGTTTTTCCGTGACGAAGGTCGTGACGTGTTGTTATTCGTTGACAACATCTATCGTTATACCTTGGCTGGTACGGAAGTATCCGCGTTGCTGGGTCGTATGCCTTCAGCTGTGGGATATCAACCAACCTTGGCTGAAGAGATGGGTCGTTTGCAAGAACGTATCACATCAACCAAAAAGGGTTCGATTACCTCTATTCAAGCTGTTTATGTACCAGCGGATGACTTAACCGATCCATCACCAGCAACTACCTTTGCTCACTTAGATGCGACCGTTGTTCTGTCACGACAAGTTGCTGAATTGGGTATTTATCCAGCTATTGATCCGCTAGACTCAACATCACGTCAATTAGATCCTTTAGTAGTTGGTGAAGAGCATTACAGCGTAGCCCGCGGTGTGCAGTCTATATTGCAACGTTACAAAGAATTGCGCGATATTATTGCAATTCTGGGTATGGATGAATTGGCGCCAGAAGATAAATTGGCAGTTGCGCGTGCACGTAAGATTCAACGCTTCCTGTCACAGCCATTCTTCGTAGCGGAAGTGTTTACCGGTGCTCCAGGTAAATATGTTTCACTGAAGGATACTATCAGCGGCTTTAAGGCTATCATTAACGGTGAATATGATCACTTGCCAGAACAAGCGTTCTATATGGTAGGTACCATTGATGAAGCGGTTGCTAAAGCTAAAACCATTCAGTAA
- the atpG gene encoding F0F1 ATP synthase subunit gamma — MASGKEIRTKIKSVENTRKITRAMEMVAAAKMRKAQERMRAARPYAEKIANVAAHLSQANPEYKHPFIIKRDQVKRVGLIVVSTDKGLCGGLNTNVLRVVVNQMKQWDAAKIGIDVTAIGNKGLGFLQRSGSNLVSHVVALGDAPHMETLIGPVKVMLDAYMAGKIDALHIVYNKFVNTMKQEPVSLQILPLVAPDDGKPVHHWDYIYEPEAPAVIDALLVRYVEALIYQAVAENMACEQSARMVAMKAASDNAKNVIGELKLVYNKTRQAAITKELSEIVAGAAAV, encoded by the coding sequence ATGGCTTCAGGTAAAGAGATACGGACTAAGATCAAAAGCGTAGAAAATACGCGGAAGATCACTCGTGCTATGGAAATGGTTGCAGCAGCGAAAATGCGTAAAGCGCAAGAGCGCATGCGTGCAGCACGACCATATGCCGAGAAAATTGCAAATGTAGCCGCTCATCTTTCTCAAGCCAACCCGGAATACAAACATCCATTTATCATTAAACGTGATCAAGTTAAACGCGTGGGATTAATTGTTGTTAGTACTGATAAGGGTTTGTGTGGGGGATTAAATACCAACGTACTGCGTGTAGTAGTAAACCAAATGAAACAATGGGATGCTGCAAAGATTGGTATTGATGTCACTGCAATTGGTAATAAAGGGTTGGGTTTTCTGCAGCGTTCGGGATCGAATTTGGTCTCGCATGTTGTAGCGCTTGGCGATGCACCACACATGGAAACATTAATTGGCCCAGTTAAGGTCATGTTAGATGCTTACATGGCAGGCAAAATTGACGCGCTTCATATTGTTTACAATAAGTTTGTAAATACGATGAAACAAGAACCAGTCAGTCTGCAAATATTGCCACTAGTTGCTCCCGATGATGGTAAACCAGTTCATCATTGGGATTACATATATGAACCAGAGGCGCCAGCAGTAATTGATGCGTTATTGGTTCGTTACGTGGAAGCTTTGATTTACCAGGCCGTGGCTGAAAATATGGCTTGTGAACAAAGTGCCCGTATGGTTGCAATGAAGGCTGCATCTGATAATGCAAAAAATGTGATTGGTGAGCTGAAACTGGTTTATAACAAAACCCGTCAAGCTGCCATTACCAAAGAGCTATCTGAGATCGTAGCAGGTGCTGCGGCTGTTTAA
- the atpA gene encoding F0F1 ATP synthase subunit alpha yields the protein MQLNPTEISDLIKSKIQNLAVAAELRTQGTVVSVTDGIVRVHGLSDVMQGEMLEFPGNTFGLALNLERDSVGAVVLGEYEHITEGDTVKCTGRILEVPIGPELIGRVVNSLGQPIDGKGPINAKLSSPIEKIAPGVIERQSVTQPLQTGLKSVDAMVPIGRGQRELIIGDRQTGKTAVAVDAIINQKGTGVICIYVAIGQKASSVANVVRKLEEHGALGHTIIVASTASESAAMQYIAPYAGCTMGEYFRDRGEDALIVYDDLTKQAWAYRQISLLLRRPPGREAYPGDVFYLHSRLLERASRINAEQVEKLTGGAVKGKTGSLTALPVIETQAGDVSAFVPTNVISITDGQIFLETDLFNAGIRPAINAGLSVSRVGGAAQTKVIKKLGGGTRLALAQYRELAAFAQFASDLDEATRKQLERGKLVTELMKQNQYAPMNVAEMALTLFAVNKGYMDDVEVKKVLAFEAALASYVKSKHGDLMDKMQSTGDMPADVEATLIKAIEEFKSSAVY from the coding sequence ATGCAACTCAATCCCACAGAGATCAGTGATCTCATAAAAAGTAAAATTCAAAATTTGGCAGTAGCTGCTGAATTACGTACCCAAGGTACAGTTGTGTCCGTGACCGATGGTATCGTTCGCGTACATGGCCTGTCAGATGTTATGCAAGGTGAAATGTTAGAGTTTCCAGGCAATACATTTGGTTTGGCGCTGAACTTGGAGCGTGATTCTGTTGGTGCTGTTGTTTTGGGTGAATATGAGCACATTACCGAAGGCGATACAGTTAAATGTACAGGCCGTATTTTGGAAGTGCCTATTGGTCCAGAATTAATTGGTCGTGTTGTAAATTCGTTGGGTCAGCCTATAGATGGTAAAGGCCCGATAAATGCGAAACTGTCTTCACCAATTGAAAAAATTGCGCCAGGCGTTATTGAACGTCAATCAGTTACACAACCACTACAGACAGGTTTGAAATCTGTAGATGCGATGGTGCCTATTGGTCGTGGTCAGCGTGAATTGATTATTGGCGATCGCCAAACAGGTAAAACTGCAGTAGCTGTTGATGCAATAATCAACCAAAAAGGTACTGGTGTAATCTGTATCTATGTAGCAATTGGTCAAAAAGCATCGTCAGTGGCAAACGTAGTTCGTAAATTAGAAGAGCATGGCGCATTGGGTCACACCATCATCGTAGCTTCTACAGCATCTGAATCAGCAGCTATGCAATACATTGCACCGTATGCGGGTTGCACAATGGGCGAATATTTCCGTGACCGCGGTGAAGATGCGCTGATTGTTTATGATGACTTAACCAAGCAAGCTTGGGCTTATCGTCAAATTTCATTGTTGCTTCGTCGTCCACCAGGTCGTGAAGCATACCCTGGTGACGTATTCTACTTGCACTCACGTTTGTTAGAGCGTGCATCACGTATTAACGCTGAGCAAGTTGAAAAATTAACTGGCGGTGCTGTAAAAGGCAAAACTGGTTCATTAACAGCGCTTCCAGTGATTGAAACGCAAGCAGGTGACGTTTCTGCATTCGTACCTACTAACGTAATTTCGATTACTGACGGTCAGATCTTCTTGGAAACTGACTTGTTTAACGCAGGTATTCGTCCAGCTATCAACGCAGGTTTGTCAGTGTCGCGTGTTGGTGGTGCTGCGCAAACTAAAGTTATCAAAAAGCTGGGTGGTGGTACACGTCTGGCATTGGCGCAATATCGTGAATTGGCTGCATTTGCACAGTTTGCTTCGGACTTGGATGAAGCTACACGTAAGCAGTTAGAACGCGGTAAGCTGGTTACTGAGTTGATGAAGCAAAATCAGTATGCACCAATGAACGTAGCTGAAATGGCTTTGACATTGTTTGCTGTGAACAAAGGTTATATGGATGATGTTGAAGTTAAGAAAGTGCTAGCGTTTGAAGCAGCTTTGGCATCATATGTAAAATCAAAGCATGGCGATTTGATGGATAAAATGCAAAGCACGGGTGATATGCCAGCGGATGTAGAAGCTACTTTAATTAAGGCTATTGAGGAATTCAAGTCCTCAGCCGTTTATTGA
- a CDS encoding F0F1 ATP synthase subunit delta: MAEIATVARPYAEAVFRLAKEANAVNVWSDQLGYVQVVASDAEMQRLSNDPKVEAAQLVELFLGVLGKEVDASIANFITLLIENNRIDVLPEIVHQFEALKAKEGGVLDAQVTSAYPMTAEQIAELSVRLEKKFNRKVSATVSVDPALIGGMIVAVGDEVYDASVRGKLQGMAYALKR, from the coding sequence GTTTTTCGCTTGGCAAAAGAAGCAAATGCCGTCAATGTTTGGTCTGACCAGTTAGGATATGTACAAGTGGTTGCGTCTGATGCAGAGATGCAGCGTTTGTCAAATGATCCAAAAGTTGAAGCAGCTCAATTAGTTGAGTTGTTTCTTGGTGTTTTGGGCAAGGAAGTTGATGCAAGTATTGCAAACTTTATTACATTGTTAATAGAAAACAATCGTATAGATGTTTTGCCAGAAATCGTGCATCAATTTGAAGCGCTTAAAGCAAAAGAAGGTGGTGTACTAGATGCGCAAGTGACCAGTGCCTATCCTATGACTGCAGAACAAATTGCGGAACTGTCCGTCCGTCTTGAGAAAAAATTTAATCGTAAAGTAAGTGCTACAGTAAGTGTCGACCCAGCTCTAATAGGCGGGATGATCGTTGCTGTTGGCGATGAAGTGTATGATGCTTCAGTGCGAGGTAAATTACAAGGCATGGCGTACGCGTTAAAACGTTAA